The following are encoded in a window of Flavobacterium sp. WC2421 genomic DNA:
- a CDS encoding uroporphyrinogen-III synthase, producing MKVKTILVSQPEPKVENSPYFELQQKHKVKIDFRPFIHIEGVNAKEIRLQKIDLNHYTAIILTSRNAVDHFFRVADEMRYKVPEGLKYFCQSEAVAFYLQKYVVYRKRKIYVGPKDFADLSPLIKKYKDEKFLLPASDQLNADAPITLNNLKVDWTQAVFYKTVMSDLSDLADVYYDVLAFFSPTGIKSLYKNFPSFEQNNTRIAVFGSTTQKEALDHGLRIDILAPTPDTPSMTMALEKYIIEANKGK from the coding sequence ATGAAAGTGAAAACAATTTTGGTGTCACAACCCGAGCCTAAAGTAGAGAATTCTCCTTACTTTGAACTCCAACAAAAGCATAAAGTTAAAATTGATTTCAGACCTTTTATCCATATAGAAGGAGTTAATGCCAAAGAGATTAGACTTCAAAAAATCGATCTCAATCATTATACTGCAATTATTTTAACTAGTAGAAATGCGGTTGATCATTTTTTCAGAGTTGCTGATGAAATGCGTTACAAGGTACCTGAAGGATTGAAATATTTTTGTCAATCAGAAGCCGTTGCTTTTTACCTACAAAAATATGTCGTTTATAGAAAACGTAAAATTTATGTTGGACCTAAAGATTTCGCAGATTTATCTCCATTGATTAAAAAATATAAAGACGAAAAGTTTTTACTACCTGCTTCTGATCAATTGAATGCTGACGCGCCTATCACTTTAAACAATTTAAAAGTGGATTGGACTCAAGCTGTTTTTTACAAAACGGTAATGAGTGACTTATCTGATCTTGCTGATGTTTATTATGATGTATTGGCCTTTTTTAGTCCAACAGGAATTAAATCATTATATAAAAACTTTCCAAGCTTCGAGCAAAACAACACAAGAATTGCTGTTTTTGGTAGCACAACTCAAAAAGAAGCTTTGGATCACGGATTAAGAATTGATATTCTTGCTCCTACACCTGATACCCCTTCCATGACAATGGCCTTAGAAAAGTACATCATCGAAGCCAACAAAGGAAAATAA
- a CDS encoding TonB-dependent receptor — protein sequence MKLKLFILTLFISTLTFAQTKGTISGVLTDKDSNNETLPFANVLLKGTSINATTDIDGKYTVNAPAGNYVIQFSFIGYESIEIPVIVKSGETIALNQALGSSSYKLDDVVITTNVNKQKETALLLDQKNAVEIKQSIGSQELARKGVSDVATAVTKTTGITKQEGSGNIFVRGLGDRYNSTTMNGLPIPSNDPEKKNLNLEIFSTDIVEYISIDKVYNGKIYGDFAGGNVDIISKDYKGSGFLKLDIGTKVNTNALAENNFKLQGGMSRTGFTNKGIPTNALTQYNYSSLKMQDYTPIASSFGISGGKSFDVGSEGKLSFFATASFNNDFSSKSNGTAKASVNGNGIANKNFEKYSEMKYETNTTGMANIGYKINNNNKVSFNSLYINTSTQSKEEYYGYIVDIANDGNGLIRRFNYEKNSLWINQILGDHKIGDRSKLNWGVSYNIIDGSMPDRVQNIFRKEATGYQLSSISAPDNHRYFQKLKEDELAANASYDYKFSKNASGDFLGKITVGANERIKSRGFQATQFNFKANNGYTNTVVDPNNLDLFYNQDNFNNGYFSIATFRGNSQVFNALDPQTYGGDQIIHGAFLNTEYTFNKLTAIVGLRGEQITQKVNWYTQLGGIGNDKLEKTAFLPSVIMKYELNDKQNLRLGASKTYTLPQFKERALFVYEEVLQVKVGNPFLYESDDYNLDLKWEMFPKSDELISVTAFGKYILNPMNEVTISSSSNDISFINTGDYGYVAGGEIEYRKQLFNFDTENSKKLSAGINASYLYSNQELNAGKVNSETNYQVDFTNKKSKFTGASDLLLNADLTLFNEWNNKNSNLNTTLAYSYFSDRVNAIGTNGKGDLVDKAFGSLDFIAKSKLTEQLGLGLVVKNILDPSINRVQENATGDVNVLSYKKGMTLSLSLNYQF from the coding sequence ATGAAACTGAAATTATTCATTTTAACGCTTTTTATCAGTACCCTAACTTTTGCACAAACTAAAGGTACTATTTCTGGAGTACTAACTGATAAAGATTCAAACAACGAAACATTACCTTTTGCTAACGTATTATTAAAAGGCACATCTATAAATGCAACGACCGACATTGATGGAAAATACACTGTAAATGCACCAGCAGGAAATTATGTAATACAATTTAGCTTCATTGGCTATGAATCTATAGAAATTCCAGTTATCGTTAAAAGTGGCGAAACTATTGCACTTAATCAAGCACTTGGTTCTTCTAGTTACAAATTAGACGATGTTGTTATTACAACAAATGTAAACAAGCAAAAAGAGACCGCTCTATTATTAGATCAAAAGAATGCTGTTGAGATAAAACAAAGTATTGGCTCTCAAGAACTAGCTAGAAAAGGCGTTAGTGATGTTGCTACAGCTGTCACAAAAACTACTGGAATAACTAAACAAGAAGGATCTGGAAATATTTTTGTAAGAGGATTAGGAGACCGTTATAATTCAACTACAATGAATGGATTACCTATACCATCAAACGATCCTGAAAAGAAAAACTTAAATCTTGAAATTTTCTCCACTGACATCGTTGAGTATATTTCAATAGACAAGGTATACAATGGTAAAATCTACGGAGATTTTGCGGGTGGAAACGTAGATATTATTTCAAAAGATTACAAAGGAAGTGGTTTTTTAAAATTAGATATTGGAACAAAAGTAAATACGAATGCTTTAGCCGAAAACAATTTTAAACTTCAAGGTGGAATGAGCAGAACGGGTTTTACAAACAAAGGAATCCCTACCAATGCATTAACACAATATAACTACAGCTCTCTAAAAATGCAAGACTATACTCCAATTGCAAGTTCATTTGGAATTTCTGGAGGAAAATCATTTGATGTAGGTTCAGAAGGAAAACTTAGCTTTTTTGCAACAGCATCATTCAATAACGATTTCTCATCTAAAAGTAATGGAACTGCAAAGGCAAGTGTAAATGGTAACGGAATCGCTAATAAAAACTTCGAAAAATATAGCGAAATGAAATATGAAACCAATACTACTGGAATGGCTAATATTGGTTACAAAATAAACAACAACAACAAAGTAAGTTTCAATTCACTTTATATTAATACTTCTACGCAGTCAAAAGAAGAGTATTATGGGTACATTGTAGATATCGCTAACGATGGAAACGGTTTAATTCGTCGTTTCAATTATGAGAAAAATAGTTTATGGATTAACCAAATATTAGGAGACCACAAGATTGGGGATCGTTCTAAATTAAATTGGGGTGTTTCATACAACATCATTGACGGAAGCATGCCAGACAGAGTTCAAAATATTTTCAGAAAAGAAGCTACTGGATATCAATTATCAAGTATTTCAGCTCCAGACAATCACAGGTATTTTCAAAAATTAAAAGAAGACGAACTAGCTGCAAACGCTTCATATGATTATAAATTCAGTAAAAATGCATCAGGTGATTTTCTAGGAAAAATTACAGTGGGTGCAAATGAAAGAATTAAATCAAGAGGTTTTCAAGCAACTCAATTCAACTTTAAGGCTAACAATGGGTACACCAATACTGTTGTAGATCCAAATAACCTAGATTTGTTTTATAACCAAGATAATTTCAATAATGGCTATTTTTCTATAGCAACATTTCGTGGTAATTCACAAGTATTTAATGCATTAGATCCTCAAACTTACGGTGGCGACCAGATAATCCATGGTGCTTTCTTAAATACGGAATATACATTCAATAAGTTAACTGCAATAGTAGGCTTAAGAGGAGAACAAATTACTCAAAAAGTAAATTGGTACACTCAGTTAGGTGGTATTGGTAATGATAAATTGGAAAAAACAGCGTTTTTACCAAGTGTAATCATGAAGTATGAATTAAACGATAAACAAAATTTACGTTTAGGAGCAAGTAAAACGTACACTTTACCTCAGTTTAAAGAAAGAGCATTATTTGTTTACGAAGAAGTATTACAAGTAAAAGTAGGAAATCCATTCTTGTATGAATCTGATGATTATAACTTAGACCTTAAATGGGAAATGTTCCCTAAAAGTGATGAACTAATTTCGGTTACTGCTTTTGGAAAATATATTTTGAACCCAATGAACGAAGTAACAATTTCTTCCTCTTCAAATGATATCTCATTTATCAATACAGGAGATTATGGATATGTTGCGGGTGGAGAAATTGAGTACAGAAAACAACTTTTTAATTTTGACACTGAAAATTCTAAAAAACTATCCGCTGGTATTAACGCTTCTTATTTATATAGCAACCAAGAACTAAATGCTGGAAAGGTAAATAGTGAAACCAACTACCAAGTTGACTTTACAAATAAGAAAAGTAAATTTACAGGAGCATCTGATTTACTATTAAATGCCGACTTAACTTTATTTAACGAATGGAATAATAAAAACAGCAACCTAAACACAACTTTAGCTTACTCTTACTTTTCAGACAGAGTAAATGCTATTGGAACAAATGGTAAAGGAGATTTAGTAGACAAAGCATTTGGCTCATTAGACTTTATCGCAAAATCTAAACTTACTGAACAATTAGGACTAGGATTAGTAGTGAAAAACATTTTAGACCCGTCAATCAATAGAGTACAAGAAAATGCTACTGGTGATGTAAATGTACTTTCATATAAAAAAGGGATGACATTAAGTCTAAGTCTGAACTATCAATTTTAA
- a CDS encoding acyl transferase, which translates to MITTDTIFAISGQKQFEKIALKVFRFQYENNLVYKEFCNLLNVEVSKVKSIQQIPFLPIQFFKSHQVLSNTNAIEETFTSSGTTGMITSKHLVTDASVYEESYRKAFSEFYGNIEDYVVLALLPSYLEREGSSLIYMVEDLIQLSKHPESGFYLHNHDELIQNLITLDQSGQNVILIGVTYALLDLIEKQSFQLQNTIIMETGGMKGKRKEMIREELHEQLCNGFGVPAIHSEYGMTELLSQAYSLGNGVFECPSWMQIHIRDTEDALTYIENGKTGGINVIDLANINSCSFIATQDLGKKNPNNSFEVLGRFDNSDIRGCNLMVL; encoded by the coding sequence TTGATTACAACTGACACTATATTTGCAATTTCTGGTCAAAAGCAATTTGAAAAAATAGCTTTAAAAGTATTCCGTTTTCAATATGAGAATAACTTGGTCTATAAAGAATTTTGTAACTTATTGAATGTTGAAGTTTCAAAAGTAAAATCAATACAACAAATTCCATTTTTACCTATTCAATTTTTCAAAAGCCACCAAGTTCTCTCCAACACAAATGCTATTGAAGAAACATTTACAAGTAGTGGTACCACAGGAATGATCACTAGTAAGCATTTAGTGACAGATGCTTCAGTATATGAAGAAAGTTATCGAAAAGCGTTTTCGGAATTTTATGGAAACATTGAAGACTATGTTGTCTTAGCTCTATTACCTTCTTACCTAGAAAGAGAAGGCTCTTCATTGATTTATATGGTCGAAGATTTAATTCAATTATCAAAACATCCTGAAAGCGGTTTTTACCTTCATAATCATGATGAATTAATCCAGAACCTCATCACATTAGATCAATCAGGTCAAAATGTCATCTTGATTGGTGTTACCTATGCATTATTAGACTTAATAGAAAAACAGTCCTTTCAATTACAGAATACGATTATCATGGAAACGGGCGGGATGAAAGGGAAACGCAAAGAAATGATTCGCGAGGAACTTCATGAACAACTGTGCAATGGTTTTGGAGTACCTGCAATCCATTCTGAATATGGTATGACTGAATTACTCTCTCAAGCTTATTCGTTGGGTAACGGAGTCTTTGAATGCCCTTCTTGGATGCAAATCCACATTCGTGATACCGAAGATGCTTTGACTTATATTGAAAACGGAAAAACTGGCGGAATCAACGTCATTGATTTGGCTAACATTAATTCCTGTTCCTTTATTGCCACACAAGATTTAGGCAAAAAAAATCCCAACAACTCTTTCGAGGTATTGGGACGTTTTGATAATTCGGATATTCGAGGTTGTAATTTAATGGTTTTGTAA
- a CDS encoding DUF4271 domain-containing protein, translated as MIDHLLHPRITENKDWATALFVLAFAIIAFTKSVYENRFEDFMNLIFSDKYSKVYRDSSNLNSSFTISLFFVQVISFAFFIQLSLSVLGNASKTDWLLYIQIVTFLIFFILAKYLIEKIIATAFNIEEFVEQFNLQKVTYRTYIGLIILPISVILFYYDTISRNILLIIILIFLIFNVLAYLISIKNYQNLIFGKLFYFILYLCTLEIAPYFFMYYWYTKGGA; from the coding sequence ATGATTGATCACTTACTTCATCCAAGGATAACTGAAAACAAAGATTGGGCAACTGCTTTGTTTGTTTTGGCTTTTGCTATAATTGCCTTTACCAAATCTGTTTATGAAAACCGTTTTGAGGATTTTATGAATTTAATCTTCTCTGATAAATACTCAAAGGTTTACAGAGATAGTAGCAACTTAAATAGCAGCTTTACCATTTCATTATTCTTTGTACAAGTAATTTCGTTTGCTTTTTTCATACAGCTCTCATTAAGCGTTTTAGGCAATGCCTCAAAGACGGATTGGCTCCTGTACATCCAAATAGTTACTTTTTTAATTTTCTTTATTTTAGCCAAATATTTGATTGAAAAAATCATTGCTACCGCATTCAATATTGAAGAGTTTGTCGAACAATTTAACTTGCAAAAAGTAACTTATAGGACCTATATTGGCTTAATTATACTTCCTATCAGTGTTATTCTGTTTTATTACGATACAATCTCTAGAAATATTTTACTAATAATAATACTCATTTTCTTGATTTTCAATGTATTAGCTTATTTGATTTCAATAAAAAACTATCAAAATTTAATATTCGGTAAGTTGTTTTATTTTATTTTATATCTTTGCACTCTCGAAATAGCCCCTTATTTTTTTATGTATTATTGGTACACTAAAGGGGGCGCTTAG
- a CDS encoding NAD-dependent epimerase/dehydratase family protein: MVLVTGGTGLVGAHLLLHLIESGSTDNKKIRATYRELKSIQKTKSLFESYNKAPLFDAIEWIKADIIDVPSLEEAFQEIEYVYHCAAVISFDPKDEALLRKTNIEGTANVVNLCLVNKIKKLCHVSSTAALGDLTGNELIITEETEWNPEKPHSDYAISKYGAEMEIWRGQQEGLNVIIVNPGVIIGPGFLNQGSGQLFEKMRNGLSFYTTGSTGFVAVSDVVKIMTQLMKSTITNQRFTVISQNIIFRDLLNMISDALNTNRPKHHANPFLLSLAWRADWFLSSIFQSKRKITKATAKASYSINEYSNENVKTALEYHFQEVEEYIKKITPLF; encoded by the coding sequence ATGGTATTAGTAACAGGAGGAACAGGGTTAGTAGGAGCGCATTTACTGCTGCATTTAATAGAATCTGGAAGCACAGACAATAAAAAAATACGCGCCACTTATCGTGAACTAAAAAGCATCCAAAAAACAAAATCTTTATTTGAAAGTTACAATAAAGCCCCTTTATTTGATGCTATCGAATGGATAAAAGCTGATATTATAGACGTTCCTTCCTTAGAAGAAGCCTTTCAAGAAATTGAATATGTATATCATTGTGCTGCCGTAATTTCATTTGACCCAAAAGACGAAGCCCTTTTACGAAAAACTAATATCGAGGGGACTGCAAATGTGGTTAACTTATGTCTTGTCAATAAAATTAAAAAATTATGTCATGTAAGTTCTACCGCTGCACTTGGTGATTTAACTGGAAATGAATTAATTATTACTGAAGAAACGGAATGGAATCCAGAAAAACCCCATAGCGATTATGCTATTTCTAAATATGGCGCCGAAATGGAAATTTGGCGTGGTCAACAAGAAGGACTAAACGTTATAATAGTTAATCCGGGCGTTATTATTGGCCCTGGATTTTTAAATCAAGGAAGCGGACAATTATTTGAAAAAATGAGAAACGGATTGTCATTTTACACCACCGGTTCCACTGGATTTGTCGCCGTAAGTGATGTGGTTAAAATCATGACACAATTGATGAAAAGTACTATTACAAACCAACGGTTTACAGTAATTTCTCAAAATATAATTTTTAGAGATCTACTAAATATGATTTCGGACGCTTTGAATACAAACAGACCTAAACATCATGCCAATCCTTTTTTATTAAGTCTTGCTTGGAGAGCAGATTGGTTTTTATCAAGTATTTTTCAGAGCAAAAGAAAAATCACTAAAGCAACTGCCAAAGCATCTTATTCCATAAATGAATATTCGAATGAAAATGTAAAAACTGCCTTAGAATATCATTTTCAAGAAGTGGAAGAGTATATTAAAAAAATTACTCCTTTATTTTAA
- a CDS encoding T9SS type A sorting domain-containing protein: MAKNYFYTILLLVFFFSMSTNAQDVKQQPKTQETSVIEGLNLYPNPVSNGKVYISTKNDLEKEVIIFDLLGKKVLQTMISSRELNIPNISPGVYIIKINENNASATRKLIVR, encoded by the coding sequence ATGGCAAAAAATTACTTTTATACTATACTCTTATTGGTTTTTTTCTTTTCCATGAGCACTAACGCTCAAGACGTAAAGCAACAACCAAAAACTCAAGAAACTTCAGTTATTGAGGGTTTAAACTTGTACCCAAACCCTGTGAGCAATGGTAAAGTATACATTTCTACAAAAAACGACCTAGAAAAAGAAGTTATCATTTTTGACCTCCTTGGAAAAAAAGTACTTCAAACGATGATTAGTTCAAGAGAATTAAACATCCCAAACATTTCACCTGGTGTTTACATTATAAAAATAAATGAAAACAATGCTTCGGCAACAAGGAAGCTCATCGTAAGATAA
- a CDS encoding DUF4296 domain-containing protein has translation MKKLLSFLLIVVTFLSCKEEVITKPEGLIEKGKMVNIMYDLALLEAIKYQNPTSLNTNKINAPDYIYKKYKIDSLQFAQSNVYYASNYVEYKGMFDQVIKRIDSRKVIVDSLVKVENKNKIKLDSIKGITNPLSKKGDSLKKKISTVNKNNTRRDTVLTDYHILK, from the coding sequence ATGAAAAAGCTGCTGTCATTTTTATTAATTGTAGTCACATTTCTGAGTTGTAAAGAGGAAGTGATTACTAAACCGGAGGGTCTTATTGAAAAAGGGAAGATGGTGAATATTATGTATGATTTGGCACTTTTAGAAGCGATTAAGTACCAAAACCCGACGTCTTTAAACACTAATAAAATAAACGCTCCAGATTATATTTATAAAAAATATAAAATTGACAGTCTTCAATTTGCGCAAAGTAATGTCTATTATGCCTCAAATTATGTGGAATACAAAGGGATGTTTGATCAAGTAATTAAGCGAATTGACAGTAGGAAAGTGATTGTAGATTCACTAGTAAAGGTGGAGAACAAGAATAAAATAAAATTAGATTCCATAAAAGGCATAACGAATCCTTTGTCTAAAAAAGGAGATTCCTTGAAAAAGAAAATCAGTACCGTTAATAAAAACAACACTCGAAGAGATACTGTTTTAACGGATTATCACATTTTAAAATAA
- a CDS encoding polyprenol monophosphomannose synthase: protein MNDCIVIIPTYNEIENIESIIRSVLSQHKPFHILIVDDNSPDRTADKVVLLQKEFDGRLFLENRKKKSGLGTAYVHGFRWALERKYNFIFEMDADFSHNPNDLEKLYNACHFGNADLAIGSRYVTGVNVVNWPLNRVLMSYFASVYVRIITGMKIHDATAGFVCYKREVLEGINLNKIRFVGYAFQIEMKYRTFCKKFSIVEVPIIFTDRTKGESKMSNSIIVEAVFGVISLRLKKLVNSL from the coding sequence ATGAACGATTGTATTGTTATAATTCCAACCTATAACGAAATTGAAAATATCGAAAGCATTATCAGATCGGTGCTTTCACAGCACAAGCCTTTTCATATTCTTATTGTTGATGATAATTCTCCAGATAGAACTGCAGACAAGGTTGTTTTACTGCAAAAAGAGTTTGATGGTCGATTATTTTTGGAAAACAGAAAAAAGAAATCAGGTTTAGGAACTGCTTATGTTCATGGTTTTAGATGGGCATTGGAGAGAAAATACAACTTTATTTTTGAAATGGATGCTGATTTTTCTCACAACCCTAACGATTTAGAAAAGTTATATAATGCTTGCCATTTTGGCAATGCAGATTTAGCTATAGGATCTCGATATGTTACTGGAGTAAATGTGGTTAACTGGCCTTTAAACCGAGTTTTAATGTCTTATTTTGCCTCTGTTTACGTGCGTATTATCACGGGAATGAAAATTCATGATGCTACTGCGGGTTTTGTCTGTTATAAAAGAGAAGTCCTTGAGGGAATTAACCTCAATAAAATCCGATTTGTTGGTTATGCCTTTCAAATTGAAATGAAATACCGTACTTTTTGTAAAAAATTCAGCATCGTTGAAGTGCCGATAATTTTTACAGATAGAACAAAAGGAGAATCCAAAATGAGTAATTCAATTATTGTTGAAGCTGTGTTTGGAGTGATTTCTCTGCGATTAAAAAAATTAGTTAATAGTTTATAA
- a CDS encoding dihydroorotase, producing the protein MNRVLIKNAKIVNEGVIFEGDVLIENDLIVEISESISAKSSDYVIIDAEGNYLMPGAIDDQVHFREPGLTHKGDIESESRAAVAGGITSYIEQPNTVPNAVTQEILEQKYQIAAEKSYANYSFMMGATNDNLEEVLKTNPKNVAGIKIFLGSSTGNMLVDNEATLEKIFSSTPMLIAVHCEDEATIKNNLEKYIAEYGDDVPVTAHHLIRSEEACYISSSKAVALAKKTGARLHIFHLSTAKEMDLFTNKIPLEQKKITAEVCVHHLWFTNDDYATKGNLIKWNPAVKTANDRKVLWEALLDDRIDVIATDHAPHTLEEKKQSYLKAPSGGPLVQHAVVAMFEAFHQGKISVEKIVEKMCHNPAKIFKIEKRGFIKEGYYADLVIVNAGLPWSVKKENILAKCGWSPFMGFTFKSRVTHTFVNGRLVYAAFKVKEIRAGKRLLFDR; encoded by the coding sequence ATGAATAGGGTTTTAATTAAGAATGCCAAAATAGTAAATGAAGGGGTAATTTTTGAAGGCGATGTTTTAATTGAGAATGACTTAATTGTTGAGATTTCAGAAAGCATAAGTGCCAAGTCATCTGATTATGTTATTATCGATGCTGAAGGTAACTATTTGATGCCTGGAGCTATTGATGATCAAGTTCATTTTAGAGAGCCAGGATTGACTCACAAAGGGGATATTGAATCGGAATCCAGAGCAGCTGTTGCGGGAGGAATCACCTCTTACATTGAGCAACCTAATACGGTTCCTAATGCAGTTACTCAAGAAATATTAGAACAAAAATACCAAATTGCTGCTGAAAAGTCCTATGCGAATTATTCGTTTATGATGGGGGCTACCAATGATAATTTGGAAGAAGTTTTAAAAACAAATCCTAAGAATGTTGCTGGAATAAAAATATTTTTGGGTTCTTCAACAGGAAATATGTTGGTGGATAACGAAGCTACTTTAGAAAAGATTTTTTCAAGTACTCCGATGCTTATTGCTGTTCATTGTGAAGATGAGGCGACAATTAAGAATAATTTGGAAAAATATATAGCAGAGTATGGCGACGATGTACCTGTTACGGCACATCACCTTATTCGATCAGAAGAGGCTTGTTATATTTCTTCTTCTAAAGCAGTTGCTTTAGCCAAGAAAACGGGTGCTCGTTTGCATATTTTTCATCTTTCGACTGCAAAAGAAATGGATTTATTTACCAATAAAATTCCATTAGAACAAAAGAAAATTACTGCCGAAGTTTGTGTGCATCATTTGTGGTTTACCAATGATGATTATGCAACCAAAGGAAATCTTATAAAATGGAACCCTGCAGTAAAAACTGCTAATGATAGAAAAGTACTTTGGGAAGCGTTACTCGATGATAGAATTGATGTGATTGCTACGGATCATGCACCACATACATTGGAGGAGAAGAAACAATCGTACTTAAAAGCACCTTCGGGAGGTCCTTTAGTTCAACATGCTGTCGTGGCTATGTTTGAAGCGTTTCATCAAGGAAAAATAAGTGTGGAGAAGATTGTGGAAAAAATGTGCCATAATCCGGCAAAAATTTTCAAAATTGAGAAACGCGGATTTATAAAAGAAGGATATTATGCGGATTTAGTTATTGTAAATGCTGGCCTTCCTTGGAGTGTAAAGAAAGAAAATATTTTGGCTAAATGTGGTTGGTCTCCGTTTATGGGCTTTACTTTTAAGTCAAGAGTTACCCATACTTTTGTAAATGGAAGATTAGTTTATGCCGCTTTTAAAGTGAAAGAGATTCGTGCTGGAAAAAGATTGTTATTTGATCGTTAA
- the tyrS gene encoding tyrosine--tRNA ligase gives MKNIISELQWRGLVHDIMPGTEEQLLKEMTTTYIGFDPTSDSLHIGSLVPIILLVHLKNFGHKPIALVGGATGMIGDPSGKSDERNLLDEATLNYNVEGIKSVLSRFLDFNSNEINAPVLVNNYDWMKNLSFINFARDVGKRITVNYMMAKDSVKKRLAGEGEGMSFTEFTYQLIQGYDFYHLHKEYNCLLQMGGSDQWGNITTGTELVRRMNVGEEAKAYAMTCPLITKADGSKFGKSEGGNVWLTTDKTSVYKFYQFWLNTTDVDAEKYIKIFTFLDKDSIDSLIEEHKTAPHLRVLQRKLAEELTVFVHSQEDLEKAIKASAILFGNATADDLKELDEATFLEVFDGVPQAEIARNEMEAGIEIITVLNDKTGFFKSNGEARRALTANSISVNKEKVKEDFVLSSKDLINNQFVLLQSGKKNYFVVRIV, from the coding sequence ATGAAAAATATTATTTCCGAATTACAATGGCGTGGATTGGTTCACGATATCATGCCTGGAACAGAAGAACAACTTTTGAAAGAAATGACTACGACTTACATCGGATTTGATCCCACATCAGATTCATTGCATATTGGGAGTTTAGTTCCTATAATTCTTTTGGTTCATTTAAAAAACTTTGGACATAAACCTATTGCTTTAGTAGGAGGCGCAACTGGAATGATTGGAGATCCATCAGGAAAATCGGATGAGCGAAACTTATTAGATGAAGCCACATTAAACTATAATGTTGAAGGTATAAAAAGTGTTTTATCACGGTTTTTGGATTTTAATTCGAATGAGATAAATGCTCCAGTTTTAGTAAATAATTACGACTGGATGAAAAATTTATCCTTTATTAATTTTGCTCGTGATGTGGGTAAAAGAATTACGGTAAACTACATGATGGCTAAGGATTCTGTAAAGAAAAGATTAGCTGGTGAAGGAGAAGGGATGTCATTTACGGAGTTTACGTATCAATTGATTCAAGGGTATGATTTTTACCATTTACATAAAGAATACAACTGTTTGTTACAAATGGGAGGTTCTGATCAATGGGGAAATATCACAACTGGAACGGAGCTAGTTCGTCGTATGAATGTAGGGGAGGAAGCTAAAGCATACGCCATGACTTGCCCCTTAATTACTAAAGCAGACGGTTCTAAATTTGGAAAATCCGAAGGTGGAAATGTTTGGTTGACTACTGATAAAACTTCGGTTTATAAATTCTACCAATTTTGGTTGAACACGACTGATGTTGATGCGGAGAAATATATTAAAATCTTCACATTTTTAGATAAAGATTCAATCGATAGCTTAATTGAAGAACATAAAACAGCGCCTCATTTAAGAGTATTACAACGCAAATTAGCTGAAGAGTTAACCGTTTTTGTTCATTCTCAAGAAGACCTAGAGAAAGCGATAAAAGCATCGGCTATTTTATTTGGAAACGCGACTGCTGATGATTTGAAGGAACTAGATGAAGCTACTTTCTTGGAAGTTTTTGACGGGGTTCCTCAAGCTGAAATTGCGAGAAATGAAATGGAAGCTGGAATTGAAATTATCACTGTTTTAAATGATAAAACAGGGTTTTTTAAATCGAATGGGGAAGCCAGACGTGCTTTAACGGCAAATTCAATTTCAGTAAATAAAGAAAAAGTAAAAGAGGACTTTGTTTTGTCTTCAAAAGATTTAATTAACAATCAATTTGTATTGTTGCAAAGTGGGAAGAAAAATTATTTTGTGGTAAGGATTGTTTAA